TGCGGTTTCCAGCTGCGCGGCACCGGCACCACCGAACTGGCATTCAAGGAACTCGACCTGAGCGCCCGCAACGCCTACGGCGAAACCGTGACGCAACTGCGTCAGATGCTGGAAGCCAGCGGCGTCAAGATCGTCTCCGGTGCACCGTACAAGCTGTACCTGGCCGACGAGCAGGAAAACCAGCGCATCCTCAGCTACGCCGGTGCCGGCCGTACTGGCGAGTACCAGGTGACCACCGTGCTCAATTACGACATCCGTGGCGACAAGAACCTGCTGCTCAAAAGCGACAAGCTTGAAGTGCAGAAAGTGTTCATCCACGACGGCAACAACCTGGTGGGTTCCGACCAGGAAGCCAACGATGCTCGCAACGAGACACGCCGCGAGCTGGTACAGCGCATGATGCTGCGCCTGCAGCAACTGACGCCGGCCCAGCTGGATGCCCTGCAGCAGACCGCCAACGCCCGGGCCAAGGCAGAAGCCGACGCCCTTGAAGCGGCGCAGAAGGCTGAAGCGGAAACCCCGCGTCAGTCGCCGCTCGAACTGCCGCAGCAGTAAGACGTTCGGGGCGCTCAGGCGCCCCGTTCGCCGTTTCTTATGAAGCTCGCTCCCGCCCAACTCGGCAAGCACCTGCAAGGCGCCCTCGCGCCGGTCTACATCATCAGCGGCGATGACCCGCTGCTGTGTCAGGAAGCTGCCGACGCCATTCGTTCCGCTGCCCGTCAGCAAGGTTTCGACGAACGCCAGGTGTTCGCCGCCGACGCCAATTTCGATTGGGGTACGTTGCTGCTGGCCGGGGCCAGCATGTCGCTGTTCGCTGAAAAGCGCCTGCTGGAACTGCGCCTGCCTTCCGGCAAGCCCGGTGACAAGGGCGCAGCCGCACTGATCGAATACTGCTCGCGCCCCGCAGAGGACACGGTGCTGCTGATCAGCTTGCCCAAGCTGGACGGCAGCGCGCAGAAAACCAAGTGGGGCAAGGCACTGGTCGAGGGCCAGCAGACGCAGTTCATCCAGATCTGGCCGGTGGACGCCAACCAGTTGCCGAGCTGGATTCGCCAGCGCCTGTCCCAGGCCGGCCTTTCGGCCAGTCAGGACGCGGTCGAACTGATTGCTGCGCGGGTCGAAGGCAACCTGCTTGCTGCCGCACAGGAGATCGAGAAGCTCAAGCTGATGGCCGAAGGCGGACAGATCACCGTCGAAACCGTGCAGGCGGCCGTGGCCGACAGTGCGCGCTTTGACGTGTTCGGCCTGACCGACGCAGTCCTCAACGGCGAACCGGCTCACGCGCTGCGCATGCTTGAAGGCTTGCGCGGTGAAGGTGTCGAGCCCCCAGTGATCCTCTGGGCCCTGGCTCGGGAACTGCGTCTGCTGGCCAACATCTCCCTTCAGTACAGCCAGGGTACGCCGCTGGACAAGTGCTTCAGTCAGGCGAAACCGCCGGTCTGGGACAAGCGCAAACCGCTGATGAGCAAGGCCCTGCAACGCTACTCGGCACAGCGCTGGGCGCAGTTGTTGCTCGAAGCCCAGCGCATCGATGCGCAGATCAAGGGCCAGGCGGCCGGTTCGCCGTGGATGAGCCTCAGTCGTCTGGCGCTGTTGATGGCCGGTCAGCGTCTGACGTTACCTGCCGAATAGCAATCATCTCGCTCCTCTCTCTAACGCTACCTACCAATCAAAGATAATTTTGATCGGCGGGGTTGTAGCTGAAAGATGCTGCCCAGCTTGTCGAATTTATGGTCAATTTTATGACTGGTACTATTATTGAGTTAGCTTGGGCATAGTAAGAGCTTTGATTTTTTTTCGCTTGAATCAGTCCCGCCGCGTCAGTGTAGAAAAAAGCCTCGATGGGCATGTTCGCAGCGGGCTGCTTGGCCCATACGGCTGAGACAAGTTCATTCTCATCATTGCGGCCATTCTTCGGGATTCTGGGCATGGTCGCCAGAGCCTCACGAAATAGGGCGGCTGTTTGATAAGGCGAGTTATCGCGAACATCCCAGCTGCATTGTTTCTGCTCCCGCGCCGATGTATTTGCCATGTAATGAGCGACAAACTGATTGGCCGTCGTAATACCCTGCAGAGAACAAAACCGGCTGATGGCTCCATGCAGAATGTGTTGTCCGCATCCTTTGTCTGCTCGCCCATCCGTGGCGCCGTCGATAGGAAAAAAGCAAGTATATTGAAGCTTTATCTGGCCCGGGATCGCAGCAGAAACAGGACGGGCGATGTAGCCGTTATTCGAGTGATTATAAAGCGCGGGGGATTTTGCATCATTGCGCATATAGGAAAACGCGACAAAGCCGTTACTTACATTGTTCGGACTGGGATCCCAAACGTTATACCCATCACCATACGTCGTTGCTCGGATAACGATTCCCGAACATAAAAATATCGGTGCCGTTTCACTGTTAAAACAATTGCGCGTGGTTTGTGCATAACGAGCGTTAAGTGTCGCAGCGACAGCCGCCCCATCATTCGAGGCAAGCCCCATAAGGCCCACCTGCTCACTACTTGTTGTCGTGGGAGGAGGCGCTGTTTCATGTTGAGTACAAGCGAACAACAGCGAAACCGCTAAAGCCAGAATTATTTTTTTCATAGCACTCTCCAATATCGCTCGCATTAAAACAATGAAACATGGGGGCTCTTCACACGACAGTCAGCCGCGACAACTGAAAACTTGTTAACTACTAAGCCACTCCTTATCTTCAGATAAGAATGTTGTTGCGCGGATTGCGGGAGGCAGGAAGAGGCGTATACTCGCGCGCGCCATACAGGAGATCCGCCATGGGTAAAAAACGATCCAACAAAGCCAAATCCATCATCGCCCAACCCTTGTTCCGCAGTCGCCAGGAGCGACCCAACAAGGGCAAAGGCAGCTACCGCCGCGAAGCCTTCCAGTCTAAAAGCTGGGAGGCTTCTTGCTTTCTGGCGGCTTGAAAACCAGCGTCATTTGATGATCTGATTCGATGAGTTTTTGGAACACCGCATGGATGATTGAACTTCATTGGCAATGGCGGAACAACTGTCAGATATGACAGTTGATTAGAGTCCGAGGAAAGGAATAAGGTGACCCGCAGGCGGGTGTCTCGATGATAAAACTCCCATACCGAATCCCGATTTTCAGGGCTGACATGTTAAGGTCTGCACCTGATTCGTATCCCCTGGACCTGTGCATGCCCCTCAGTCTTTCCCGTCGTTGGCCCGTTCGCCAACTGATCGCTGCCACAAGTTTCATACTGCTTGTCGCCTGCGCGGAGAAACCCACCGCCGCCGACGCGCAACCGCTTCAGACTGCTCCCGTTGCCACGGCCCCTGCGGTCATCCCGCCGGTAGTGCCGTCCGGTGACGACCTCGATCTGCAACCGACCCAGACTTTCGCCGAGTGGCAGGCAGGCTTCCGCAAGGACGCCCTGGCTGCCGGTATTCGCCCCGACGTGTTTGACCGCGCCTTTGCCAACGTGAGCTTCGATGCCAGCGTGATCCGCGCCGACCGTAGCCAGCCGGAGTTCGCCCGCCCGGTATGGGAATACCTGGACGGTGCCCTGTCGCCGCTGCGAGTGCGCAAAGGCCAGGCGCTGATCAACCAGTATGCCGATATCCTCCAACGCATCGAGCAACGTTACGGCGTCGATCGCCAGGCACTGGTATCGGTGTGGGGGATGGAAAGCAATTTCGGCCAGTTCCAGGGCACCAAGTCAGTGATCAACTCTCTGGCAACCCTGGCCTATGAAGGTCGCCGCCCGGCCTTTGCTCACGCGCAACTGATCGCGGCGCTGCAGATCCTGCAGCAGGGCGACATCACGCCAGAGAAAATGCTCGGCTCCTGGGCCGGCGCCATGGGCCAGACCCAGTTCATCCCGACCACCTACAACACCCACGCGGTGGATTTCGATGGCGACGGACGCCGCGACATCTGGGGCAGCCCTGCCGATGCTCTGGCCTCGACTGCGCATTACCTGCAAAGCTCGGGCTGGCAACGTGGCCAGCCGTGGGGCTTCGAGGTGCAGCTGCCGAGCGGTTTCAACTACACCCTGGCAGATGGCGCGATTCGCAAGAGTGTCGCCGAATGGCGGCAACTGGGCGTGATTCTGCCCAACGGCGGTCAGGCCCCCGCCGGTTCCGAGCAACTGTCAGCCGCCCTGCTGTTGCCAGCCGGCTATCGTGGCCCTGCGTTCCTGATCCTCGATAACTTCCGGGCGATCCTCAAGTACAACAACTCGTCGTCCTATGCCCTGGCCGTCAGCCTGTTGTCCGAGCGCTTCAACGGCGCAGGCCTGATCAACGGCACCTGGCCGAAGGATGATCTGCCGCTGAGCCGTACCGAGCGCATCGAGCTGCAAAACCTGCTGACCGCGCGCAACTATGACGCGGGCACCGCTGACGGCATCATCGGTGCCAATACGCGCAAGGCGATCCGCAGTGCGCAGCAGTCCTTTGGCTGGCCGGCGGATGGCTATCCGACGCACAAGCTGCTCGAAAGCCTGCGTAACCAATAAAAAACGCCGCCTGAAGAGGCGGCGTTTTTTTTGCGGTTCAGTCAGCGAATCACGACATCCTGCTCCAGCATCAATTCCTTCTTCCCTGCATCCAGTCGAACCAGCGCCCCCAACGGCAACGTCAGGTTCGGATCGCAGTGCCCGCTGCGCCAGCCTGACAACACCGGAATCCGCAGCGGCTCGAAGGTCTGCTTGAGCAGGCGATTCAGCGCATCGACATCCACCCCCGCGATATCCCCGACCAACACGCCACGCAATCGGGCCAGCTTGCCGGCAAGACGCATCTGGGTCAGCAGGCGGTCGATCCGATACAGCGGCTCGTTGACGTCCTCGATGAGCAGGATCACCCCTTCGACGTCGATTTCGTAAGGCGTGCCCAGGGTCGATGCGATCATCGCCAGATTGCCACCCAGCAGGCGCCCGTGGGCAATGCCGGGCTCAACCGTGGTCAGTGGATAAGCCACCGGATGGCTCAATACACTGCCGGCCTTCAGCTGCCCGCGCAGCATGGCGAAGAACGACGTCACCGTCGGCGGCTCCTTGTCCCCCAGCAGGTCGGCGTTCAACAGTGGCCCGTGAAAGGTCACGAACCCTGCATAGCGACTGATAGCCAGATGCAGCGCAGTGATGTCGCTGTAGCCGACGAAGGGTTTGGCATGGCGGCTCAGCAGATCGTAGTCGATCCGGTCCAGCAACCTCGGCGTGCCGTATCCACCCCGCAGACAGATGATCGCATCGACCTCCTCGTCAGCGAACGCGGCGTGCAGATCATTGAGCCGCACCTCATCGCTGCCGGCCAGATAGCCATCCTTCTCGTAAACCCCCGGGAACACCCGCAAACCGTAACCCCGGGCGCGCATCCATTGAACAGCCTTTTCGGTATCCAGCGAGCCTGGGCCGGCGGGCGCAATGACGCCTATCAGCCCTTCCGACGGCAGCGCCGGCACAGGCTTGTGCGGGAAAAGGGTGTGGGTCGGTCGAACGGTCATCCATGGATCTCCCTGTGTGAAGTCATGCACACACAGTAGTCAGGAACGGCGACAAACAGAAGAGGTTCGGCTGCGCCGCAGATTGCAGGAAAAGTGAACAACGAGTGTAGTCCGGGCAAAAAAATGCCCGCCGGGCGGTAAACCCCGGCGGGCATTTTCTCATTCAGCGCTGAATCAGGAACCGAGCAGTTCGGCCTTGACCAGTTTCGCCTGCTCGTCGGCGTGGTACGAAGAGCGCACCAACGGGCCGGACGCGACGTTCTTGAAGCCCATCTTGTAACCTTCCTCGGCGAACCAGGCGAAGGTGTCCGGGTGCACGAACCGCTGCACCGGCAAGTGGCTGCGCGACGGTTGCAGGTACTGGCCCAGGGTCAGCATGTCGATGTCGTGTTCGCGCATGCGCTTCATGACTTCGATGACTTCGTCGTCGGTCTCGCCCAGACCCAGCATCAGGCCGGACTTGGTCGGAATGTGCGGCATCATCTGCTTGAAACGCTGCAGCAGGGTCAGCGACCACTGGTAGTCCGAACCCGGACGCGCAGCCTTGTACAGGCGCGGTACGGTTTCCAGGTTGTGGTTGAACACATCCGGTGGCTCGGCCGCGGTGATTTCCAGGGCGATGTCCATACGGCCACGGTAGTCCGGGACCAGAGTCTCGAGCTGCACATTCGGCGACAGCTTGCGGATTTCACGGATGCAGTCGGCAAAGTGCTGGGCACCGCCGTCACGCAGGTCGTCGCGGTCAACCGAGGTGATCACCACGTACTTGAGTTTCAGGTCGGCGATGGCGATGGCCAGGCTTTCCGGCTCGTTGACGTCCAGTGGTTTCGGACGACCGTGGCCCACGTCGCAGAACGGGCAGCGACGGGTGCAGATGTCGCCCATGATCATGAAGGTCGCCGTGCCGCCGGAGAAGCACTCGCCCAGATTAGGGCAGGACGCTTCTTCGCAGACGCTGTGCAGCTTGTGCTTGCGCAGCAGGCTCTTGATGCGCTCGACTTCCGGCGAAACCGGGATGCGCACGCGGATCCAGTCGGGTTTCTTCGGCAGTTCGGTGGTCGGAATGATCTTTACCGGGATGCGTGCAACCTTCTCGGCGCCGCGCAGCTTGACGCCGGCTTCAACCTTGGGACGCGGGGCCGGGCGCTCGGTCACGTCGAGCGTCGGGATCATGGTTTGCACTGCATCAGTAGTCATATCAGTCGATTCCGCCCGTCAGGGTCGTCTGCTCAGCATAGTCGAGGTGTTTGACGAGCTGCGCGCGCAGCCGGGCACTTACCTCGGCAAATTCAATCGATCCTGCGTGATCGCTCAGCTGGGTCATCGCCAGCCCGGCATAGCCGCAGGGATTAATCCGTCGAAACGGCTCCAGGTTCATATCCACGTTCAGGGCCAGGCCATGAAAGGAACAACCGTGGCGAATCCGCAAACCCAGAGAAGCGATTTTCGCTCCGTCGACATAGACGCCGGGAGCATCTGGCTTGGCCACCGCGGTGACGCCGTAGCTGGCCAGCAGTTCGATCAGGCACCGCTCCATGCGTGTGACCAGGTCGCGTACGCCAAAACCCAGTTTGCGTACGTCCAGCAACAGGTACGCCACCAGTTGGCCGGGGCCATGGTAAGTCACCTGCCCGCCGCGGTCGACCTGAACCACCGGAATGTCACCCGGCAGCAACAGATGTTCGGCCTTGCCGGCCTGACCCTGAGTGAACACCGGCGGGTGTTCGACGAGCCAGATTTCGTCGGCGGCATCACTGCCGCGTTCGTTGGTAAAGCGTTGCATGGCATGCCAGACCGGCTCGTAAGCCATCTGGCCAAGTTCGCGAAAGCCCAGCGTGCCCGGCATCACAACACCATGTGTACGAAGCCGGTCGCCCGCAGTTCGCTGTTGATGTTGTACAGCTGATCCTGGTCGGTCGCGACGATGTGCAACTGGATGGTGGTGTACTTGCCGTTGCTGCTTTGACGTTCGTCGACACGCTCATCGTTGATCTTTGCGTGTTTCTTGACGATGTCGATGATCTTGTCTTTGTTGCCGACGCCCGTATCGCTGATCACCTTAACCGGATAATCAACCTGCGGAAATTCGATCTTTGGCGCCTTTACTTCGGTATCGGTCATGGCGTAACGGCCTCGTAAGCGTAAGCCCGGTAACGAACAAGGCCCCGCTCCGGAAGGGAACGGGGCCATGCAGGTCAACTCGAATCAGTTGAACAAGCCGTAGAAGAATAGACGGATGCTATCCCACATGCGGCGGAAGATACCACCCTCCTCGACAGCGTCCAGGGCGATCAGGTCGGCGCTGTGCACCACCTTGTCGTCCAGTTTCACTTCGACTTTACCGATCACGTCGCCCTTGGCGATTGGCGCGGTCAGTTGCGGGTTCATGGTCATGCTGGCAGCGAGCTTCTTCAGCTGGCCTTTCGGCAGGGTCATGGTCAGATCTTCAGCCAGACCGGCCTTGACCTGGCTGGTGGTGCCTTTCCACACCGGGGCCTGAGCCAGTTCGGTGCCCTTCTGATAGAAGGTCTGGGTTTCGAAGAAACGGAAACCGTAGGTCAGCAGTTTCTGGGTTTCGGCAGCACGAGCCACTTCGCTGTTGGTGCCGAACACCACGGCGATCAGGCGCATGCCGTCACGTACAGCCGAAGACACCATGCAGTAGCCGGCTTCGTCGGTGTGACCGGTTTTCAGACCGTCAACGGTCTTGTCGCGCCACAGCAGCAGGTTGCGGTTAGGCTGCTTGATGCCGTTCCAGAAGAACTCTTTCTGCGAGTAGATCGCGTAGTGAGCCGGGTCTTCGTGGATGATCGCGCGCGCCAGGATCGCCATGTCGTGAGCCGACGAGTAGTGCTCAGGGTTCGGCAGACCGGTCGGGTTCATGAAGTGGGTATTGGTCATGCCCAGATCGGCGACAGTCTTGTTCATCAGGTCGGCGAAGGCGTCTTCGCTGCCGGCGATGTGCTCGGCCACCGCGACGCTGGCGTCGTTGCCGGACTGAATGATGATGCCGTGCAGCAGGTCGCTGACAGTCACCTGCGAGCCGACCTTGATGAACATCCGCGAACCGCCGGTGCGCCAGGCGTTTTCGCTGACGGTCACCGGATCGTTTTCACCGATCTGGCCACGACGGATTTCCAGCGTAGCGATGTACGCGGTCATCAGTTTGGTCAGGCTGGCCGGTGGCAGACGCTGGTCACCGTTGTTCTCCACCAGCACGTTGCCGCTGCTGGCGTCCATGAGCACGTAGGCTTTTGCGGCCAGTTGAGGTGGCGACGGCATCATCTCGGCCGCGAAGGCGGCTGGCGAGAGGAGCAGCGGGACTAGCAGACACAGGCGTTTGGCAAAGGTGGTGATGTTCATCCGTCTCTCGAAATCGCTAATGGAAACTGCCCTTGCGGGCAAAATTAATCAGATGACTTTCTAACGAGTCA
This genomic window from Pseudomonas kribbensis contains:
- the lptE gene encoding LPS assembly lipoprotein LptE, whose amino-acid sequence is MIKRNLLVMGLAVLLSACGFQLRGTGTTELAFKELDLSARNAYGETVTQLRQMLEASGVKIVSGAPYKLYLADEQENQRILSYAGAGRTGEYQVTTVLNYDIRGDKNLLLKSDKLEVQKVFIHDGNNLVGSDQEANDARNETRRELVQRMMLRLQQLTPAQLDALQQTANARAKAEADALEAAQKAEAETPRQSPLELPQQ
- the holA gene encoding DNA polymerase III subunit delta, producing the protein MKLAPAQLGKHLQGALAPVYIISGDDPLLCQEAADAIRSAARQQGFDERQVFAADANFDWGTLLLAGASMSLFAEKRLLELRLPSGKPGDKGAAALIEYCSRPAEDTVLLISLPKLDGSAQKTKWGKALVEGQQTQFIQIWPVDANQLPSWIRQRLSQAGLSASQDAVELIAARVEGNLLAAAQEIEKLKLMAEGGQITVETVQAAVADSARFDVFGLTDAVLNGEPAHALRMLEGLRGEGVEPPVILWALARELRLLANISLQYSQGTPLDKCFSQAKPPVWDKRKPLMSKALQRYSAQRWAQLLLEAQRIDAQIKGQAAGSPWMSLSRLALLMAGQRLTLPAE
- the arfA gene encoding alternative ribosome rescue factor ArfA; translation: MGKKRSNKAKSIIAQPLFRSRQERPNKGKGSYRREAFQSKSWEASCFLAA
- a CDS encoding lytic murein transglycosylase — protein: MPLSLSRRWPVRQLIAATSFILLVACAEKPTAADAQPLQTAPVATAPAVIPPVVPSGDDLDLQPTQTFAEWQAGFRKDALAAGIRPDVFDRAFANVSFDASVIRADRSQPEFARPVWEYLDGALSPLRVRKGQALINQYADILQRIEQRYGVDRQALVSVWGMESNFGQFQGTKSVINSLATLAYEGRRPAFAHAQLIAALQILQQGDITPEKMLGSWAGAMGQTQFIPTTYNTHAVDFDGDGRRDIWGSPADALASTAHYLQSSGWQRGQPWGFEVQLPSGFNYTLADGAIRKSVAEWRQLGVILPNGGQAPAGSEQLSAALLLPAGYRGPAFLILDNFRAILKYNNSSSYALAVSLLSERFNGAGLINGTWPKDDLPLSRTERIELQNLLTARNYDAGTADGIIGANTRKAIRSAQQSFGWPADGYPTHKLLESLRNQ
- a CDS encoding S66 peptidase family protein encodes the protein MTVRPTHTLFPHKPVPALPSEGLIGVIAPAGPGSLDTEKAVQWMRARGYGLRVFPGVYEKDGYLAGSDEVRLNDLHAAFADEEVDAIICLRGGYGTPRLLDRIDYDLLSRHAKPFVGYSDITALHLAISRYAGFVTFHGPLLNADLLGDKEPPTVTSFFAMLRGQLKAGSVLSHPVAYPLTTVEPGIAHGRLLGGNLAMIASTLGTPYEIDVEGVILLIEDVNEPLYRIDRLLTQMRLAGKLARLRGVLVGDIAGVDVDALNRLLKQTFEPLRIPVLSGWRSGHCDPNLTLPLGALVRLDAGKKELMLEQDVVIR
- the lipA gene encoding lipoyl synthase; translated protein: MIPTLDVTERPAPRPKVEAGVKLRGAEKVARIPVKIIPTTELPKKPDWIRVRIPVSPEVERIKSLLRKHKLHSVCEEASCPNLGECFSGGTATFMIMGDICTRRCPFCDVGHGRPKPLDVNEPESLAIAIADLKLKYVVITSVDRDDLRDGGAQHFADCIREIRKLSPNVQLETLVPDYRGRMDIALEITAAEPPDVFNHNLETVPRLYKAARPGSDYQWSLTLLQRFKQMMPHIPTKSGLMLGLGETDDEVIEVMKRMREHDIDMLTLGQYLQPSRSHLPVQRFVHPDTFAWFAEEGYKMGFKNVASGPLVRSSYHADEQAKLVKAELLGS
- the lipB gene encoding lipoyl(octanoyl) transferase LipB, translating into MPGTLGFRELGQMAYEPVWHAMQRFTNERGSDAADEIWLVEHPPVFTQGQAGKAEHLLLPGDIPVVQVDRGGQVTYHGPGQLVAYLLLDVRKLGFGVRDLVTRMERCLIELLASYGVTAVAKPDAPGVYVDGAKIASLGLRIRHGCSFHGLALNVDMNLEPFRRINPCGYAGLAMTQLSDHAGSIEFAEVSARLRAQLVKHLDYAEQTTLTGGID
- a CDS encoding DUF493 domain-containing protein, giving the protein MTDTEVKAPKIEFPQVDYPVKVISDTGVGNKDKIIDIVKKHAKINDERVDERQSSNGKYTTIQLHIVATDQDQLYNINSELRATGFVHMVL
- a CDS encoding D-alanyl-D-alanine carboxypeptidase family protein — translated: MNITTFAKRLCLLVPLLLSPAAFAAEMMPSPPQLAAKAYVLMDASSGNVLVENNGDQRLPPASLTKLMTAYIATLEIRRGQIGENDPVTVSENAWRTGGSRMFIKVGSQVTVSDLLHGIIIQSGNDASVAVAEHIAGSEDAFADLMNKTVADLGMTNTHFMNPTGLPNPEHYSSAHDMAILARAIIHEDPAHYAIYSQKEFFWNGIKQPNRNLLLWRDKTVDGLKTGHTDEAGYCMVSSAVRDGMRLIAVVFGTNSEVARAAETQKLLTYGFRFFETQTFYQKGTELAQAPVWKGTTSQVKAGLAEDLTMTLPKGQLKKLAASMTMNPQLTAPIAKGDVIGKVEVKLDDKVVHSADLIALDAVEEGGIFRRMWDSIRLFFYGLFN